In Winkia neuii, a genomic segment contains:
- a CDS encoding uracil-DNA glycosylase: MNEAKPLSELIDPGWAKTLAPVEQKVHELGDMLRQENSAGNGYLPAGTDVLRAFTYPFDKVKCLIVGQDPYPTPGHAMGLSFSVKPGVRPPRSLVNIFKELTEDLHVPTPTSGDLTPWCEQGVCLLNRVLTVRPGAPASHRGRGWEEVTECAIDALVRRPTPFVAILWGADARKLGPKLGNNPRIESPHPSPLSASRGFFGSRPFSRANAELEKLGIAPINWQLP, from the coding sequence ATGAATGAAGCTAAACCGCTTTCTGAACTCATAGACCCAGGGTGGGCGAAGACCCTCGCCCCGGTGGAACAAAAAGTGCACGAATTGGGCGACATGTTGCGGCAGGAGAACAGTGCCGGCAACGGTTATCTTCCGGCTGGGACTGATGTACTGCGCGCCTTCACCTATCCGTTCGACAAAGTGAAATGTCTGATTGTAGGTCAGGACCCCTACCCCACGCCAGGACACGCCATGGGATTGAGCTTCTCGGTAAAACCGGGAGTGCGCCCGCCGCGTTCGCTTGTCAACATTTTTAAAGAGTTGACCGAAGATCTGCACGTACCCACTCCAACCAGTGGCGATCTGACTCCCTGGTGCGAGCAGGGCGTTTGCCTGCTAAATCGGGTGCTGACAGTACGCCCGGGAGCACCAGCTTCCCACCGAGGACGGGGCTGGGAAGAAGTCACCGAATGCGCAATAGATGCGCTGGTGCGCCGTCCCACACCATTCGTCGCGATCCTTTGGGGAGCCGATGCGCGTAAGCTCGGCCCGAAGCTAGGCAATAATCCGCGGATTGAATCGCCTCACCCCTCACCTTTGTCGGCATCGCGGGGTTTCTTTGGTTCCCGCCCCTTCTCGAGGGCGAATGCCGAACTGGAAAAACTGGGCATCGCACCAATTAACTGGCAGCTCCCGTAG
- a CDS encoding DsbA family protein, with translation MAKKPSKKNSAAAHMSPEEQERLAQAKQNLQAKRQQQQKAKTTRNITIAVVVIAALVAIGLIGGVLWSKKSSSKGASASYSQSVKENKGIVISKDGVGKRVKGLPNVDLYSDYVCVHCLELEQAIGHDLVQAAKDGKINLTFKPVVTMSSHYSWGFPAAAGALQVASKAPEKFIDMHFALTNQVLKDAKEGKAETSLTSVDEGKKEVAKVAKDLGIDQKIIDSFDTDKTKETLQTWTKQWVNSGLTDKKSYGTPMIVRNGKLIQAKSFDDMLTQATK, from the coding sequence ATGGCCAAAAAGCCTTCCAAGAAGAACTCCGCTGCTGCGCACATGAGCCCAGAAGAACAGGAACGTTTGGCGCAGGCTAAGCAGAACTTGCAGGCGAAACGGCAACAGCAGCAGAAGGCTAAGACCACCCGCAACATAACGATCGCGGTGGTGGTCATCGCGGCTCTAGTCGCAATCGGCTTGATCGGCGGCGTGCTGTGGTCCAAGAAGTCTTCTTCAAAGGGAGCCAGCGCCTCCTACAGCCAGTCTGTCAAAGAGAACAAAGGCATCGTCATTTCAAAGGACGGGGTTGGCAAACGCGTCAAAGGCTTGCCCAATGTGGATCTTTATTCCGATTATGTCTGCGTGCACTGTCTGGAGCTTGAACAGGCCATTGGCCATGATCTTGTACAGGCCGCCAAAGATGGCAAGATCAACCTAACTTTCAAACCAGTTGTCACTATGTCTTCCCACTACTCGTGGGGTTTCCCCGCTGCTGCAGGCGCGCTGCAAGTGGCTTCCAAAGCGCCAGAAAAGTTCATTGACATGCATTTCGCTCTAACCAACCAGGTACTGAAAGATGCCAAGGAAGGTAAAGCTGAAACGTCCCTAACCAGCGTGGACGAAGGCAAGAAGGAGGTTGCAAAGGTAGCTAAAGATCTTGGCATAGACCAGAAGATCATTGATTCCTTCGATACTGACAAGACAAAGGAAACGCTGCAGACCTGGACTAAGCAGTGGGTAAATTCTGGTCTAACTGACAAGAAATCCTACGGCACTCCTATGATTGTGCGAAACGGCAAGCTAATTCAGGCAAAATCGTTTGATGACATGTTGACGCAAGCGACTAAGTGA
- a CDS encoding ClbS/DfsB family four-helix bundle protein, with the protein MRSYESGTEFQAEITKRGSLFIGEFTDVPDDGWDRLIDGVDRTPRQMIAYQVGWMELLLGWEKDEQADKEVITPAPGFKWNQLGGLYESFYQRWNRKASTYC; encoded by the coding sequence ATGAGATCGTATGAATCTGGCACCGAGTTTCAGGCAGAGATCACTAAACGTGGGAGTCTGTTTATTGGCGAGTTCACTGATGTTCCCGACGATGGGTGGGATCGGCTGATTGATGGTGTTGACCGCACACCCCGGCAGATGATCGCCTACCAGGTGGGCTGGATGGAGCTACTGCTCGGCTGGGAAAAAGACGAGCAAGCAGACAAAGAAGTAATTACTCCGGCACCTGGTTTTAAGTGGAATCAGCTGGGCGGGTTGTATGAGTCGTTCTACCAGCGCTGGAACAGGAAAGCATCAACATACTGCTAA
- a CDS encoding LytR C-terminal domain-containing protein — protein sequence MSENSYPEDEFDQIGRDLPAGVHRASKSTFSKVLPFLIVLIVMPLLAWGVVGLVKHNSGVQTPKAQSTSQAPKASPKKQTPSPSPSTEAKEEKTEEAKKEFDPSQAASIPVSVFNVDAGNGVAGEAAQKLINYGFTDSAASNRPDAVLDQTTVYYGSEDLAEAAKAVGEQLGISAVQLSPDIATEQGRIYVYIKSDYQQ from the coding sequence GTGAGCGAGAATAGCTATCCAGAAGACGAATTCGATCAGATCGGCCGGGACCTGCCCGCTGGGGTGCACCGCGCCTCCAAGTCCACTTTCTCGAAAGTGCTGCCCTTCTTGATTGTGTTGATTGTTATGCCGTTGCTCGCCTGGGGAGTGGTGGGCCTGGTGAAACACAACTCGGGTGTGCAAACCCCCAAAGCGCAGTCGACTAGCCAAGCGCCAAAGGCCAGCCCTAAGAAACAAACCCCTTCGCCCTCGCCATCTACGGAAGCGAAGGAAGAAAAGACGGAAGAAGCAAAGAAGGAATTCGATCCCTCTCAGGCTGCTTCCATCCCAGTTTCGGTATTCAACGTGGACGCCGGAAACGGGGTAGCTGGTGAGGCCGCGCAGAAGCTGATCAACTACGGGTTCACCGATTCGGCTGCATCGAACAGGCCCGACGCAGTGCTGGATCAAACTACCGTCTACTACGGTTCTGAAGATCTTGCAGAAGCTGCCAAGGCCGTTGGTGAGCAGCTAGGTATTTCGGCTGTCCAACTGTCGCCTGACATTGCGACAGAGCAGGGCCGAATCTACGTCTATATAAAGTCTGACTACCAGCAATAG
- a CDS encoding bifunctional metallophosphatase/5'-nucleotidase yields MLRPKHRASYLPILFAMAVSLFTLSAPQDRAAAQVEISIAAITDFHGHIEMAPNLSEQVTRMRAQNPNTFLVSTGDSVGGSTYVSSIAKDEPTMKILTKLGLEVSALGNHEFDAGYSDIVSRQLGQVGWDFVGSNISGVDTSKVLPYKIKTTKEGIRVGFIGATTADLPNLVNPAGLEGLAISDPVTALNNSAAALKDGDDANGEADVVVALLHEDYTAAARLGANVDAAVAGHTHTNKTTQTASGAPVVQPDCFGRLLADIELSVDASTRKVIAANSKMRTIKDATKDPSVPSDATILPMVQQATAQAKELGKEKVGTIANAAKRGVQGDPEGTENRGAESTLGNLIAEGFYQYAKGEGATPSFAIMNAGGLRTPSLDANSDGIVTVEESYNVQPFNGDMGTIDLTPAQVYKLVEQQWKPEGASRPMLKLAFSNNFFYTYDPSPNLGSKVIDIYIDKKKLDRGDTTSKLRVAGGTFLLNGGDGYTVMKEGTNFAQLPGINDLGAFNHFLAAHPGYAVSQSQGSVGITGPRNLKAGQKVTLGLSSLSWTTDEPNADTVTVQFQGKQVAAAPIDNRVVQSLDETGRSRVSFTVPQVKKSGYYPLELQFGVNKVTYPLYVQAASKPTPPSPADHADQPASVSSRPTQHRKAKKRDAGAKELAGTGISLFAAATLATALSTGGLVLLQRKRG; encoded by the coding sequence ATGCTTCGGCCAAAGCACAGGGCATCCTACCTACCAATACTGTTCGCAATGGCGGTCTCGCTGTTTACACTCTCTGCCCCGCAGGATCGTGCGGCAGCCCAAGTAGAAATTAGCATTGCAGCTATCACCGATTTTCACGGTCACATCGAGATGGCTCCTAACCTGTCCGAGCAGGTCACACGTATGCGCGCTCAGAACCCCAACACGTTCCTTGTCTCCACCGGCGACTCAGTTGGAGGATCTACCTACGTTTCCTCTATTGCTAAGGACGAACCGACCATGAAAATCCTGACGAAGCTGGGATTGGAAGTTTCTGCGCTCGGCAACCACGAATTCGATGCCGGGTATTCAGACATAGTAAGTCGGCAGTTAGGTCAGGTGGGCTGGGACTTCGTTGGCTCCAATATTTCCGGGGTCGATACCTCAAAGGTCCTCCCCTACAAGATCAAAACAACCAAGGAAGGCATCCGAGTAGGCTTCATCGGCGCGACCACCGCCGATCTGCCGAACCTGGTTAACCCAGCAGGACTAGAGGGGCTTGCAATTAGCGACCCGGTCACCGCCCTCAACAATTCCGCTGCGGCCTTGAAGGATGGCGATGATGCCAATGGCGAGGCAGACGTTGTAGTTGCACTACTACACGAGGACTACACCGCTGCAGCCCGATTGGGCGCCAACGTGGACGCAGCGGTAGCAGGACATACTCACACCAATAAGACCACGCAAACAGCCTCCGGGGCCCCCGTTGTGCAGCCCGATTGCTTCGGACGACTCCTTGCAGACATTGAGCTGTCTGTAGATGCCAGCACCAGGAAGGTCATCGCTGCCAATTCAAAGATGCGCACCATCAAAGATGCCACGAAGGATCCCTCTGTCCCTTCCGACGCGACAATTCTGCCCATGGTGCAGCAGGCCACCGCGCAGGCAAAAGAACTAGGCAAAGAAAAGGTTGGAACCATAGCCAACGCCGCGAAACGTGGTGTCCAAGGTGATCCGGAAGGAACTGAAAATCGCGGCGCCGAGTCCACCCTGGGCAATCTAATCGCAGAGGGTTTCTATCAGTACGCCAAAGGCGAGGGCGCCACTCCCTCGTTCGCGATCATGAATGCGGGCGGCCTACGCACGCCCTCATTAGATGCGAATTCCGACGGCATCGTAACGGTCGAAGAGTCCTACAACGTACAGCCATTCAACGGGGACATGGGCACCATCGACCTAACTCCAGCACAAGTCTACAAGCTCGTAGAACAGCAGTGGAAGCCCGAGGGCGCCTCCCGCCCAATGCTGAAACTGGCCTTCTCTAACAACTTCTTCTACACCTACGACCCAAGCCCAAACTTAGGGTCCAAAGTAATCGATATTTATATAGACAAGAAGAAACTTGACCGAGGCGACACCACCTCGAAGCTGCGGGTAGCAGGTGGAACGTTCCTGCTCAACGGCGGGGACGGCTACACGGTCATGAAAGAAGGCACTAACTTCGCCCAATTGCCCGGCATCAATGACCTGGGCGCTTTCAATCACTTCCTGGCTGCCCACCCCGGTTACGCCGTCTCCCAGTCGCAAGGCTCGGTTGGCATTACTGGGCCGCGCAACCTCAAAGCCGGCCAGAAAGTTACGCTGGGCCTCTCCTCGCTCTCGTGGACTACTGACGAACCAAACGCGGACACGGTTACTGTCCAATTTCAGGGCAAGCAGGTGGCCGCTGCCCCGATCGACAACCGGGTTGTGCAAAGCCTGGACGAAACAGGGCGCTCGCGGGTGAGCTTCACTGTGCCCCAGGTGAAAAAGAGCGGCTACTACCCGCTGGAGCTGCAATTTGGTGTCAATAAAGTCACCTACCCTCTCTACGTGCAGGCAGCTTCGAAGCCAACGCCGCCTTCCCCCGCCGACCACGCCGATCAACCTGCATCTGTCTCCAGTAGGCCGACCCAGCATAGGAAAGCTAAGAAGAGGGATGCAGGCGCAAAAGAACTCGCTGGTACAGGCATCTCCCTGTTCGCAGCTGCTACGTTGGCAACCGCTCTCAGCACAGGTGGCCTAGTGCTCCTCCAAAGAAAGAGAGGCTAA
- a CDS encoding ABC transporter ATP-binding protein, which yields MATVTFDKATRVYPGATEPAVSELDLHIEDGEFLVLVGPSGCGKSTSLRMLAGLEDVNGGRIFIGDQDVTDVQPKDRDIAMVFQNYALYPHMTVRENMGFALKIAKVDKEEIRRRVDEAAQILDLTEYLDRKPKALSGGQRQRVAMGRAIVRKPKVFLMDEPLSNLDAKLRVQTRTQIATLQRNLGVTTVYVTHDQTEALTMGDRIAVLKDGILQQVGTPRDMYERPANAFVAGFIGSPAMNIGTFEVQGDHAVHGPAHVKLSREAIDALTPEDGGKIQIGFRPEAMEVVDSTDEATIPLTIDMVEELGSDAYIYGHVEGAEGLGSGNDSDANTMIVRVPPRTAPGIGKTIHVRPRPGMQHNFSVATGKRLPD from the coding sequence ATGGCAACTGTAACCTTCGACAAGGCTACCCGCGTCTACCCCGGGGCAACAGAACCGGCGGTTAGCGAACTAGATCTACACATTGAAGACGGGGAATTCCTTGTCCTGGTAGGTCCTTCTGGCTGTGGTAAGTCCACATCACTGCGTATGCTCGCAGGACTTGAAGACGTAAACGGAGGGCGCATTTTCATTGGTGACCAGGATGTCACCGACGTGCAGCCCAAGGATCGCGACATTGCGATGGTTTTCCAGAACTACGCTCTGTACCCGCACATGACCGTTCGCGAAAATATGGGCTTTGCGCTGAAGATCGCGAAGGTCGACAAAGAAGAGATTCGTCGTCGCGTTGACGAGGCGGCGCAGATTCTTGACTTGACCGAATACCTTGACCGCAAGCCGAAAGCACTCTCTGGCGGCCAGCGCCAGCGTGTAGCAATGGGCCGCGCGATCGTCCGTAAGCCCAAGGTATTCCTAATGGATGAGCCGCTGTCCAACTTGGATGCGAAGCTGCGTGTACAGACTCGTACTCAGATCGCTACTCTGCAGCGCAACCTGGGCGTCACCACCGTATACGTGACCCACGATCAGACCGAGGCGCTGACCATGGGCGACCGCATCGCGGTTCTAAAGGATGGCATCTTGCAGCAGGTTGGTACCCCGCGCGACATGTATGAGCGCCCCGCCAACGCCTTCGTGGCAGGATTCATCGGCTCGCCCGCAATGAACATTGGAACCTTCGAAGTGCAGGGCGACCACGCCGTGCACGGGCCGGCGCATGTGAAGCTTTCGCGTGAAGCAATCGACGCGCTGACCCCTGAAGATGGCGGCAAGATCCAGATTGGCTTCCGCCCCGAGGCCATGGAAGTTGTTGATTCGACAGACGAAGCAACCATTCCGCTGACTATCGACATGGTTGAAGAACTCGGTTCTGACGCCTACATCTACGGTCATGTCGAGGGCGCAGAAGGTCTGGGCTCGGGCAATGACTCCGATGCCAACACCATGATCGTGCGTGTTCCCCCGCGTACCGCGCCGGGAATCGGCAAGACCATCCACGTGCGTCCGCGTCCGGGTATGCAGCATAACTTCTCTGTTGCCACCGGCAAGCGCCTGCCTGATTAA
- a CDS encoding serine/threonine-protein kinase, with the protein MHSFLGSDSSARKRLSREAATINKVRSDAVARVLDLETEGADAFIVTEFISGPTLAQDIREAGPWSGDDLVDLADRLAAALRQLHQSGVIHRDIKPGNIMVSARGPVLIDFGIAQLAGDERLTSTGLVTGTPGYLAPWVLDGAAPDAESDWWSWAAVLVHAATGRPPFGSGPLEAVIARVRTGAPDVRGLPMGLQRALTQALSPTRGQVDPEQVLAQLREGQNEPAPAETELLTAPTQPLSEGAPTQALDVPVAPTLAYPVQAFQQTVAQAPAYGSAGVVATPGLEDGQRPQLLEQADGTALPAPYRPSTAKMHPFFGLCLLATAAGIVAYAGLAAIPVVAVLFLLEGVVGSQQAFYHSVRLPRGGPAASDGARALARLPWHLLRSAIAVTVAGLISLTVALVCASATFSPSIANPFDIQALAEALQAEPNFWVFPAASMFVWWILPGMGKVRQGGRAITDRFLAPFPARVIVGLLALGASALLVVPLLPTSVI; encoded by the coding sequence TTGCATTCCTTTTTAGGGTCGGATTCGTCTGCCAGAAAGCGGCTTTCTAGGGAAGCGGCCACGATCAATAAAGTGCGCTCGGACGCGGTGGCTCGCGTCTTAGATTTAGAGACAGAGGGCGCGGACGCGTTCATAGTCACAGAGTTCATCTCTGGACCTACCTTGGCCCAGGATATTCGCGAAGCCGGGCCGTGGAGCGGTGATGATCTAGTTGACCTGGCGGATCGCTTGGCAGCCGCGTTGCGTCAGCTGCACCAGTCGGGAGTCATCCACCGCGACATTAAGCCGGGCAACATCATGGTGTCCGCCCGCGGCCCGGTCCTTATCGATTTTGGGATTGCACAGTTAGCCGGAGACGAAAGGTTAACTTCTACGGGACTAGTCACCGGCACTCCAGGATATTTAGCGCCGTGGGTGTTAGATGGTGCTGCCCCAGACGCCGAATCTGATTGGTGGTCTTGGGCTGCAGTCCTAGTACATGCCGCAACCGGCCGCCCTCCTTTTGGATCGGGACCACTAGAAGCGGTAATCGCGCGGGTGCGCACTGGCGCCCCGGATGTGCGCGGGCTTCCTATGGGATTGCAACGGGCGCTCACTCAGGCGCTCTCCCCTACGCGCGGGCAGGTTGATCCGGAGCAGGTTCTTGCCCAGTTACGTGAGGGGCAAAATGAACCGGCTCCGGCGGAAACAGAACTGCTTACTGCCCCTACGCAGCCTCTTTCCGAGGGCGCCCCAACGCAGGCGCTGGACGTTCCGGTAGCACCCACTTTGGCCTACCCGGTGCAGGCTTTCCAACAGACTGTTGCCCAGGCTCCCGCCTACGGTTCTGCAGGGGTGGTGGCAACGCCAGGGCTTGAAGACGGGCAAAGACCGCAGTTGCTAGAGCAGGCTGACGGTACCGCCCTGCCGGCCCCCTACCGTCCCTCCACAGCCAAGATGCACCCGTTCTTTGGACTGTGTTTACTGGCTACCGCTGCTGGGATAGTGGCGTATGCGGGGCTGGCTGCGATCCCTGTGGTGGCGGTCCTTTTCCTTCTTGAGGGCGTTGTTGGTTCCCAACAGGCCTTTTACCACTCGGTCCGTCTGCCCAGGGGCGGGCCTGCTGCCTCTGATGGGGCCAGAGCTTTAGCCCGCCTACCCTGGCATTTACTGCGCAGCGCCATAGCTGTGACGGTCGCCGGGCTTATCTCTTTGACCGTAGCCCTTGTGTGCGCTAGTGCCACCTTTTCGCCCTCCATAGCAAATCCCTTCGACATTCAAGCACTGGCGGAGGCGCTCCAAGCAGAGCCCAACTTTTGGGTTTTTCCAGCAGCTAGCATGTTTGTATGGTGGATCCTGCCCGGCATGGGAAAGGTGAGGCAGGGAGGGCGCGCAATCACAGATCGTTTCCTTGCTCCATTTCCCGCCCGCGTCATTGTAGGCTTGCTAGCCTTAGGCGCTTCAGCGTTACTAGTTGTACCGTTATTACCAACATCAGTAATTTGA
- a CDS encoding HD domain-containing protein translates to MTSSETPQWLPGAFARSMSNIGVDLDRAQLEELAGQLLAKWDSPNRHYHNVQHLVAVLSGIDELQGCTHDPDLLRVAAWLHGIVFVDYEDGDDARAVGEDEVASASAAAKILKATGLDESVVERICGLIISMKSHRSYPDDVDQQVLLDADMSMLAADPQDYRDYVAAVREEYAHVPEAAYCRFRRRIVRKLLGRNAIFNSPMAEDWDSVARNNLEAEKARLDTELSSLESDVRREANDAAEQHDEAIERYQHRSDDPSTGVIKGMAPLKSASEPQVITAELPVIKAEEDSEEQPQMAPDEGALEEKANQDQDLEEEQAEQEDLSSSLELAIDVLDSLPKREEKPKESAAGTD, encoded by the coding sequence ATGACTTCCAGTGAAACTCCGCAATGGCTTCCGGGCGCGTTCGCTCGTTCCATGTCGAACATTGGCGTGGATTTGGATCGCGCACAGCTCGAAGAGCTGGCGGGGCAGCTATTGGCGAAGTGGGATTCCCCGAATCGTCACTACCATAATGTGCAGCACCTGGTTGCTGTTCTATCCGGTATCGACGAGTTGCAGGGGTGCACCCACGATCCTGATTTGTTGCGTGTTGCTGCGTGGCTACATGGCATTGTTTTCGTGGATTATGAGGACGGCGACGATGCACGTGCCGTTGGCGAGGACGAGGTAGCTTCGGCTTCTGCGGCGGCCAAGATTTTGAAGGCGACCGGTTTGGACGAGTCGGTGGTTGAGCGCATCTGCGGGCTGATTATTTCTATGAAGTCGCACCGGTCTTACCCGGACGATGTGGACCAGCAGGTGTTGTTGGACGCTGACATGTCGATGCTTGCCGCTGATCCGCAGGATTATCGCGACTATGTGGCTGCGGTGCGCGAGGAGTACGCGCATGTTCCTGAGGCCGCGTACTGTCGTTTCCGGCGGCGTATTGTGCGCAAGCTGCTGGGGCGCAATGCCATTTTCAATTCTCCGATGGCGGAGGATTGGGATTCGGTGGCGCGCAATAATTTGGAGGCCGAGAAGGCCCGGCTGGATACGGAGCTTTCTAGTCTGGAATCTGATGTCCGTCGAGAGGCTAATGATGCGGCGGAGCAACACGATGAGGCCATTGAGCGCTATCAGCATCGCTCTGATGACCCCTCAACTGGGGTAATCAAGGGCATGGCACCGCTTAAGTCTGCATCGGAGCCTCAGGTAATTACTGCGGAACTGCCGGTGATCAAAGCCGAGGAAGATTCGGAGGAGCAGCCGCAGATGGCTCCAGACGAGGGCGCCTTGGAAGAGAAGGCCAACCAGGACCAGGATTTAGAAGAGGAGCAGGCGGAGCAAGAAGATCTTTCCTCTTCGTTAGAGCTTGCCATTGACGTCTTGGATTCCCTACCCAAACGCGAAGAGAAGCCAAAGGAATCCGCGGCGGGGACTGACTAG
- the groL gene encoding chaperonin GroEL (60 kDa chaperone family; promotes refolding of misfolded polypeptides especially under stressful conditions; forms two stacked rings of heptamers to form a barrel-shaped 14mer; ends can be capped by GroES; misfolded proteins enter the barrel where they are refolded when GroES binds), with protein sequence MAKIIKFDEEARRSIEAGLNQLADTVKVTLGPKGRNVVLDKKWGAPTITNDGVSIAKEIDLEEPFERIGAELVKEVAKKTDDVAGDGTTTATVLAQAMVREGLRNVVAGANPIALRRGIDKGVEAVVKHLLDSAKEIETTEEIAATASISAADPKIGKLIAQAMEIVGAEGVITVEESNAFGIQLETTEGMRFDKGYLSGYFVTDADRQEAVLEDAYVLLVESKVSNIKDLLPILEKVMQSGKPLLIVAEDVEGEALTTLVVNKIRGTFKSVAVKAPGFGDRRKAMLQDMAILTGGQVVSETVGLSLESVELDMLGKARKVVVTKDDTTIVDGAGSKEQIDGRVAQIRQEIENSDSEYDREKLQERLAKLSGGVAVIKSGAATEVEAKERKHRIEDAVRNARAASEEGIVSGGGVALLQAAAKVLDNNDFEGDEATGAQIVRVAAEAPLAQIANNAGLNGGVVVDKVLSLKEGEGLNAATGEYQDLMAAGIADPVKVTRSALQNAASIAGLFLTTEAVVADKPEPPAVPAAGGDDMGGMY encoded by the coding sequence ATGGCAAAGATCATTAAGTTTGACGAGGAAGCTCGTCGTTCTATTGAAGCTGGCCTGAACCAGCTTGCCGACACTGTCAAGGTCACCCTCGGTCCCAAGGGCCGTAACGTTGTCCTAGACAAGAAGTGGGGCGCCCCCACCATCACTAACGACGGCGTGTCCATCGCGAAGGAAATTGACCTGGAAGAACCGTTTGAGCGCATTGGCGCCGAACTGGTCAAGGAAGTTGCCAAGAAGACTGACGATGTCGCTGGCGACGGCACCACCACTGCAACCGTGCTAGCACAGGCAATGGTTCGCGAAGGCCTGCGCAACGTAGTTGCAGGTGCTAACCCGATCGCTCTGCGTCGCGGTATCGACAAGGGCGTAGAGGCCGTTGTCAAGCACCTGCTCGATTCCGCAAAGGAAATCGAGACCACCGAAGAAATCGCCGCCACCGCTTCGATTTCTGCTGCTGATCCCAAGATTGGCAAGCTGATCGCACAGGCTATGGAGATTGTTGGCGCCGAGGGCGTCATCACCGTCGAAGAATCTAACGCATTCGGTATTCAGCTTGAAACCACCGAAGGCATGCGTTTCGACAAGGGCTACCTGTCCGGCTACTTCGTAACCGATGCCGACCGTCAGGAAGCAGTCCTAGAGGACGCCTACGTCCTGCTGGTTGAGTCCAAGGTTTCCAACATCAAGGACCTGCTGCCGATTCTTGAGAAGGTCATGCAGTCCGGCAAGCCGCTGCTGATCGTTGCTGAGGATGTCGAGGGCGAGGCGCTGACCACCCTAGTCGTAAACAAGATTCGTGGCACCTTCAAGTCCGTTGCTGTGAAGGCCCCGGGCTTCGGCGATCGTCGCAAGGCCATGCTGCAGGATATGGCTATCCTCACCGGTGGCCAGGTTGTCTCCGAGACCGTCGGCCTCTCGCTCGAAAGCGTCGAGCTGGACATGCTGGGCAAGGCCCGCAAGGTTGTTGTCACCAAGGACGACACCACCATCGTCGACGGCGCAGGCTCCAAGGAGCAGATCGACGGCCGCGTTGCCCAGATCCGCCAGGAGATCGAGAACTCTGACTCCGAATACGACCGCGAGAAGCTGCAGGAACGCCTTGCAAAGCTGTCTGGCGGCGTTGCAGTGATCAAGTCCGGTGCAGCCACCGAGGTCGAGGCCAAGGAACGCAAGCACCGCATCGAGGACGCAGTACGCAACGCGCGTGCAGCCTCCGAAGAAGGCATTGTTTCCGGTGGCGGCGTAGCTCTGCTGCAGGCAGCAGCCAAGGTCCTAGACAACAACGACTTCGAAGGCGACGAAGCCACTGGCGCACAGATCGTGCGTGTAGCGGCAGAAGCGCCCCTGGCCCAGATTGCAAACAACGCAGGCCTGAACGGCGGCGTTGTAGTTGACAAGGTCCTCTCGCTGAAGGAAGGCGAAGGCCTGAACGCAGCAACTGGCGAATACCAGGACCTAATGGCAGCAGGCATTGCTGACCCGGTCAAGGTAACTCGTTCCGCGCTGCAGAACGCAGCCTCCATTGCCGGCCTGTTCCTGACTACCGAAGCCGTGGTCGCCGACAAGCCGGAACCGCCAGCAGTCCCGGCCGCCGGTGGCGACGACATGGGCGGAATGTACTAA
- a CDS encoding WXG100 family type VII secretion target, with protein MARFTANSGSISLAAGQVSTIAGQIRSDVAQMMSQLGALEGEWQGAASAAFSSATTQWRGAQAQVESALDSISQALTAASTTYEDAEARATSLFAG; from the coding sequence ATGGCACGTTTTACAGCGAATTCGGGTTCTATTTCTTTGGCTGCCGGCCAGGTCTCTACGATCGCTGGGCAGATTCGTTCCGATGTGGCGCAGATGATGTCTCAGCTTGGTGCGCTCGAGGGCGAATGGCAGGGTGCCGCTTCTGCCGCTTTTAGTTCCGCTACGACCCAGTGGCGCGGGGCCCAGGCCCAAGTGGAATCTGCGCTCGATTCCATTTCTCAGGCGCTCACTGCCGCTTCTACTACCTATGAAGACGCGGAAGCCCGCGCTACCTCGCTATTTGCGGGATAA